The following coding sequences lie in one Streptomyces venezuelae genomic window:
- a CDS encoding MFS transporter has protein sequence MTLLALSHACVDVYQGAVAALVPFFVAERAYSYAAASGIVLAASLLSSVVQPLFGALTDKWAMPWLLPVSTLVGGAGVALAGVGGSYAVTLLVVAVSGIGVAAYHPEAARVARRASRGSHTAMSWFSLGGNVGFATAPLLVSAVVATGGLRTSPLLVVPALAGAVLCVAALRVLRTGVAADPKSASPGGNSVPAADDWPSFLKLSGAIVCRSIVFTGLSTFIALYVRERIGGGEVAGTAALFVLYVGGAVGTVAGGRLAARHGRLPVVRWSYALTVLAVAGVVLVPGPVLCVFVALTSAGLYVPFSLHITLGQDYLPRRMGTASGVTLGLTVSIGGLASPVIGAVADAASLRTALTPLIVLPALGWLLLRTLREPDPADSNRA, from the coding sequence ATCACCCTCCTCGCGCTGAGTCACGCCTGCGTGGACGTCTATCAGGGCGCCGTCGCAGCCCTCGTGCCGTTCTTCGTCGCCGAGCGCGCCTACAGCTACGCCGCCGCGTCCGGCATCGTGCTCGCCGCCTCCCTGCTCTCCTCCGTCGTCCAGCCCCTGTTCGGGGCGCTCACCGACAAGTGGGCCATGCCGTGGCTGCTGCCGGTGAGCACGCTGGTGGGCGGCGCCGGAGTCGCGCTCGCGGGGGTCGGCGGGAGCTACGCGGTGACGCTGCTGGTCGTCGCCGTGTCCGGCATCGGTGTCGCCGCGTACCATCCGGAGGCCGCGCGCGTGGCCCGGCGGGCGAGCCGGGGGAGCCACACCGCGATGAGCTGGTTCTCGCTCGGCGGCAACGTCGGCTTCGCGACCGCGCCCCTGCTGGTCTCCGCCGTCGTCGCCACGGGCGGCCTGCGCACGTCGCCACTCCTGGTCGTGCCCGCCCTCGCGGGAGCGGTGCTGTGCGTGGCGGCGCTGCGGGTTCTCAGGACAGGAGTCGCAGCGGACCCGAAGTCGGCGTCCCCTGGCGGGAATTCGGTGCCCGCCGCGGACGACTGGCCCTCGTTCCTCAAGCTGTCCGGCGCCATCGTCTGTCGCTCGATCGTCTTCACCGGGCTGAGCACGTTCATCGCGCTGTACGTCCGGGAGCGCATCGGAGGGGGCGAAGTCGCGGGCACCGCCGCCCTGTTCGTGCTGTATGTCGGCGGCGCGGTCGGGACCGTCGCGGGCGGGCGGCTCGCCGCACGCCACGGCCGGCTCCCGGTCGTCCGGTGGTCGTACGCCCTCACGGTCCTCGCGGTGGCCGGGGTCGTCCTCGTCCCGGGCCCGGTGCTCTGTGTCTTCGTCGCCCTCACCTCGGCCGGCCTCTACGTACCGTTCTCCCTGCACATCACCCTCGGGCAGGACTACCTGCCGCGGCGCATGGGCACCGCGAGCGGTGTCACCCTGGGGCTGACCGTGAGCATCGGGGGCCTCGCGAGCCCGGTGATCGGGGCCGTCGCGGACGCAGCCTCCCTGCGGACGGCGCTCACGCCGCTGATCGTGTTGCCCGCGCTCGGCTGGCTCCTTCTGCGCACACTGCGCGAACCGGACCCCGCCGACAGCAACAGGGCCTGA
- a CDS encoding GntR family transcriptional regulator — protein MGHLKQKNLITTRERLRDQVGHALRAALISGELRPGEIYSAPGLAEDFGISATPVREAMLDLAREGLVEPVRNKGFRVTEVNERDLDQYTEIRALIEIPMIGRITRTAAKEDLEVLRPIAEEIVRAARDHDLIGYLEADRRFHLSLLALSGNDRLVETVGDLRKRSRLYGLTALDERDQLTPSAEEHIELLDLMLAGDAKGAEKCMARHLGHVRSLWATT, from the coding sequence ATGGGGCACCTGAAGCAGAAGAACCTCATCACCACCAGGGAGCGGCTGCGCGACCAGGTCGGCCACGCGCTGCGGGCCGCCCTGATCTCGGGCGAGCTGCGCCCCGGCGAGATCTACTCCGCGCCCGGCCTGGCCGAGGACTTCGGAATCTCGGCGACGCCGGTGCGCGAGGCGATGCTCGACCTGGCCCGCGAGGGCCTGGTCGAGCCGGTCCGCAACAAGGGCTTCCGGGTCACCGAGGTGAACGAACGCGACCTCGACCAGTACACGGAGATCCGCGCCCTGATCGAGATCCCCATGATCGGTCGGATCACGCGCACGGCCGCCAAGGAGGACCTGGAAGTCCTGCGTCCGATCGCCGAGGAGATCGTGCGCGCCGCCCGCGACCACGACCTCATCGGCTACCTGGAGGCCGACCGCCGCTTCCATCTCTCGCTGCTCGCCCTGTCGGGCAACGACCGTCTGGTCGAGACGGTCGGCGACCTCCGCAAGCGCTCCCGCCTCTACGGCCTGACGGCCCTGGACGAGCGCGATCAGCTGACCCCGTCGGCCGAGGAGCACATCGAGCTCCTGGACCTGATGCTGGCGGGCGACGCCAAGGGGGCGGAGAAGTGCATGGCGCGACACCTGGGTCACGTGCGGTCACTGTGGGCGACGACCTGA
- a CDS encoding dihydrodipicolinate synthase family protein has translation MTAGHWTTDRPWRGIMVATALPLREDLSIDYDAYAEHVGHLIGNGCDGVVPNGSLGEYQTLTDDERARVVRTAVEAAGDGARVMPGVAAYGSAESRRWAEHAAEAGCGSVLLLPPNTYRADEEAVRSHYAEVAKAGLPVVAYNNPLDTRVDLTPDLLARLHRDGTIVAVKEFSGDVRRAYEIAELAPELDLLIGADDVLLELALAGAVGWIAGYPNAFPATCAELYDAARAHDLATALPLYRSLHPLLRQDSKTEFVQAIKLSMDIVGRRGGPTRPPRSPLSGATEALVRSATEKAMAAGHR, from the coding sequence ATGACCGCCGGACACTGGACCACCGACCGCCCCTGGCGCGGCATCATGGTCGCCACCGCGCTCCCCCTGCGCGAGGACCTCTCCATCGACTACGACGCCTACGCCGAGCACGTCGGGCACCTCATCGGCAACGGCTGCGACGGCGTCGTGCCGAACGGCTCCCTCGGCGAGTACCAGACCCTCACCGACGACGAGCGCGCCCGCGTCGTCCGCACGGCCGTCGAGGCCGCGGGCGACGGCGCCCGTGTGATGCCCGGCGTCGCCGCGTACGGCAGCGCGGAGTCCCGCCGCTGGGCCGAGCACGCCGCCGAGGCGGGCTGCGGCTCCGTACTCCTCCTGCCGCCGAACACCTACCGCGCCGACGAAGAGGCCGTACGTTCCCACTACGCCGAGGTCGCGAAGGCGGGCCTGCCCGTGGTCGCGTACAACAACCCTCTCGACACCCGCGTCGACCTGACCCCGGACCTGCTGGCCCGGCTGCACCGCGACGGCACGATCGTGGCCGTGAAGGAGTTCTCGGGCGACGTCCGCAGGGCGTACGAGATCGCCGAGCTCGCCCCGGAGCTGGACCTGCTGATCGGCGCGGACGACGTCCTGCTCGAACTCGCCCTCGCGGGCGCCGTCGGCTGGATCGCCGGCTACCCGAACGCGTTCCCCGCCACCTGCGCCGAGCTCTACGACGCCGCCCGCGCCCACGACCTGGCGACGGCGCTCCCCCTCTACCGGTCGCTGCACCCGCTTCTGCGGCAGGACTCCAAGACGGAGTTCGTGCAGGCCATCAAGTTGTCGATGGACATCGTGGGCCGGCGCGGCGGGCCGACCCGCCCGCCGCGCTCCCCGCTGTCCGGCGCCACGGAGGCGCTGGTCCGGTCGGCCACGGAGAAGGCGATGGCGGCGGGCCACCGCTGA
- a CDS encoding proline racemase family protein — translation MRTRHVFHAVDSHTEGMPTRVITGGVGVVPGATMADRRLHFIEHMDHLRTLLMYEPRGHSAMSGAILQPPTRPDADYGVLYIEVSGLLPMCGHGTIGVATVLVETGMVRVTEPVTTVRLDTPAGLVAVDVQVTDGAATSATLTNVPAFCVALDRKVEVPGHGTVTYDMAYGGNFYAFVQLDALGLPFDRSRKDELLAAGLAVMDAINASPDRPAHPEQPEISGVKHVYLAAPGSDARHSRHAMAIHPGWFDRSPCGTGTSARMAQLHARGELPLDRDFVNESFIGTEFTGRLVAETEVAGLPAVVPRITGRAWITGTAQYFLDPDDPFPAGFTL, via the coding sequence ATGCGCACCCGTCACGTGTTCCACGCCGTCGACTCGCACACCGAGGGCATGCCCACCCGCGTGATCACCGGCGGCGTCGGGGTGGTCCCCGGCGCCACCATGGCCGACCGCAGGCTGCACTTCATCGAGCACATGGACCACCTGCGCACGCTCCTGATGTACGAGCCGCGCGGCCACTCCGCGATGAGCGGTGCCATCCTGCAGCCTCCGACACGGCCCGACGCCGACTACGGCGTCCTCTACATCGAGGTGTCCGGGCTCCTCCCGATGTGCGGCCACGGCACCATCGGCGTGGCGACCGTCCTGGTCGAGACCGGCATGGTGCGGGTCACCGAGCCGGTCACGACGGTCCGCCTGGACACTCCGGCGGGCCTGGTCGCCGTCGACGTGCAGGTGACGGACGGCGCGGCGACCTCGGCGACGCTCACCAACGTGCCCGCGTTCTGTGTCGCCCTGGACCGCAAGGTCGAGGTGCCGGGCCACGGCACGGTGACGTACGACATGGCGTACGGCGGAAACTTCTACGCCTTCGTCCAGCTCGACGCGCTGGGGCTGCCGTTCGACCGCTCCCGCAAGGACGAGCTGCTCGCGGCGGGGCTGGCCGTCATGGACGCGATCAACGCGTCGCCGGACCGCCCGGCGCACCCCGAACAGCCGGAGATCAGCGGTGTCAAACACGTCTACCTGGCGGCGCCCGGCTCGGACGCCCGCCACTCCCGGCACGCCATGGCGATCCACCCGGGCTGGTTCGACCGCTCGCCGTGCGGAACGGGCACGTCCGCGCGCATGGCGCAGCTGCACGCCCGCGGCGAACTCCCGCTGGACCGCGACTTCGTCAACGAGTCGTTCATCGGCACGGAGTTCACGGGACGCCTCGTGGCGGAGACGGAGGTGGCGGGCCTGCCCGCGGTCGTGCCGCGGATCACCGGCCGCGCCTGGATCACGGGCACGGCCCAGTACTTCCTGGACCCCGACGACCCGTTCCCCGCAGGCTTCACTCTCTGA
- a CDS encoding nucleotide pyrophosphatase/phosphodiesterase family protein, which produces MTPTPLLVLDVVGLTPRLLDHMPRLKALGQSGSRAPLGTVLPAVTCAAQSTFLTGTTPAEHGIVGNGWYFRELGDVLLWRQHNGLVAGDKLWDAARRAHPGYTVANICWWYAMGADTDFTITPRPVYYADGRKEPDCYTRPPALHDELTDRLGTFPLFHFWGPGADIVSSRWIVDATRHIIDTRHPDLALCYLPHLDYDLQRFGPDDPRSFRAAAELDATMAPLLDDAKAEGRTLVALSEYGITRVNRPVDINRVLRRAGLLEVHTQDGMEYLDPMASRAFAVADHQIAHVYVRRPEDLEATRAALEGVPGIEQLLDDEGKKDHQLDHPRSGELVAVAEPDAWFTYYYWLDDARAPDFAQLVEIHRKPGYDPVELFMDPEDPYVRVKAAGALARKKLGMRYRMAVVPLDPSPIRGSHGRLPTSEDESPLILCSTPRAVSGRVAATDVKSLLLDLAGLR; this is translated from the coding sequence ATGACCCCGACCCCCTTGCTGGTCCTCGACGTCGTCGGCCTCACCCCGCGCCTCCTCGACCACATGCCGCGTCTCAAAGCGCTCGGCCAGTCCGGGTCCAGGGCGCCGCTCGGCACCGTCCTGCCCGCCGTCACCTGCGCCGCCCAGTCCACCTTCCTGACCGGCACCACCCCCGCCGAGCACGGCATCGTCGGCAACGGCTGGTACTTCCGCGAGCTCGGCGACGTACTCCTGTGGCGTCAGCACAACGGACTCGTGGCCGGCGACAAGCTGTGGGACGCCGCCCGCCGCGCGCACCCCGGCTACACCGTCGCCAACATCTGCTGGTGGTACGCCATGGGCGCCGACACCGACTTCACCATCACCCCCCGTCCCGTCTACTACGCCGACGGACGCAAGGAACCCGACTGCTACACCCGGCCCCCGGCCCTCCACGACGAACTCACCGACAGACTCGGCACGTTCCCCCTCTTCCACTTCTGGGGCCCCGGCGCCGACATCGTGTCCAGTCGCTGGATCGTGGACGCCACCCGGCACATCATCGACACCCGCCACCCCGACCTCGCCCTGTGCTATCTCCCTCACCTCGACTACGACCTGCAGCGCTTCGGCCCCGACGACCCGCGCTCCTTCCGCGCCGCCGCCGAACTCGACGCGACCATGGCGCCGCTCCTGGACGACGCGAAGGCGGAGGGCAGGACCCTCGTCGCCCTGTCCGAGTACGGCATCACCCGGGTGAACCGGCCCGTCGACATCAACCGCGTCCTGCGCCGCGCGGGTCTCCTTGAGGTGCACACCCAGGACGGCATGGAGTACCTCGACCCGATGGCCTCCCGGGCCTTCGCCGTCGCCGACCACCAGATCGCCCACGTCTACGTCCGCCGCCCCGAAGACCTCGAAGCCACCCGGGCCGCCCTGGAAGGCGTCCCCGGCATCGAGCAGCTCCTCGACGACGAGGGCAAGAAGGACCACCAGCTGGACCACCCGCGCTCCGGGGAACTCGTCGCCGTCGCGGAGCCGGACGCCTGGTTCACGTACTACTACTGGCTCGACGACGCCCGCGCGCCCGACTTCGCGCAGCTCGTCGAGATCCACCGCAAACCCGGCTACGACCCCGTCGAGCTCTTCATGGACCCCGAGGACCCGTACGTCCGCGTCAAGGCCGCGGGCGCGCTGGCCCGCAAGAAGCTCGGCATGCGCTACCGCATGGCGGTCGTGCCCCTGGACCCGTCACCTATTCGCGGCAGCCATGGCCGCCTCCCCACGAGCGAGGACGAAAGTCCGCTCATTCTGTGCTCCACGCCCCGCGCCGTCAGCGGCCGCGTCGCGGCCACCGATGTGAAATCGCTCCTGCTCGACCTCGCGGGTCTGCGGTGA
- a CDS encoding sugar phosphate isomerase/epimerase family protein, protein MSSKPTTSDPELAHRLSRRGMLGVAAGATAAALVGAAAPTASAASATPAAAADSAAAGKGRGRPVLPPGRLGIQLYSLRDKVSSVGFAPVFAELEKYGYDEIEFAGYTQGSAGAITLAQLKRLARDHGLNPIGSHVGYYDNNNPNAYTFAQNLTKVLDDAEALGLKHIGTASGPFRYGTTVDAWKRAAEDFNTYGEAARKRGMKFYQHNHAEEFSFATDKPKVRLYDVLLAETDPDFVYLEMDIYWAFSAQFRFGKRADGTPAPFHPLDYVLKQPHRYPLFHVKDGIRDETTRDGYRMTDVGDGDIDYKKFLSKVTARTQHGKRYHHWQTEHDNPVESYAFARKSSEHLHSLRGRCGD, encoded by the coding sequence ATGAGCAGCAAGCCCACCACCTCCGACCCCGAACTCGCGCACAGACTCAGCCGACGCGGCATGCTCGGGGTGGCCGCCGGAGCCACCGCCGCGGCGCTCGTCGGAGCGGCCGCCCCGACCGCATCCGCCGCATCGGCGACCCCCGCGGCCGCCGCCGATTCCGCCGCCGCGGGCAAGGGCCGCGGGCGCCCCGTCCTGCCGCCGGGGCGGCTCGGCATCCAGCTCTACAGCCTGCGCGACAAGGTGTCCTCCGTCGGTTTCGCGCCCGTCTTCGCCGAGCTGGAGAAGTACGGATACGACGAGATCGAATTCGCCGGATACACCCAGGGCTCCGCCGGCGCCATCACCCTGGCCCAGCTCAAGCGGCTCGCCCGCGATCACGGCCTGAACCCCATCGGCTCCCACGTCGGCTACTACGACAACAACAACCCCAACGCGTACACCTTCGCGCAGAACCTCACCAAGGTCCTCGACGACGCGGAGGCCCTCGGTCTGAAGCACATAGGCACCGCTTCCGGCCCCTTCCGGTACGGCACCACCGTCGACGCCTGGAAGCGTGCGGCGGAGGACTTCAACACGTACGGCGAAGCGGCCCGCAAGCGCGGCATGAAGTTCTACCAGCACAACCACGCCGAGGAATTCTCCTTCGCCACCGACAAGCCGAAGGTCCGGCTCTACGACGTGCTCCTCGCGGAGACCGACCCCGACTTCGTGTATCTGGAGATGGACATCTACTGGGCGTTCAGCGCCCAGTTCCGCTTCGGCAAGCGCGCCGACGGCACCCCGGCCCCCTTCCACCCGCTCGACTACGTACTGAAGCAGCCCCACCGCTACCCCCTGTTCCACGTCAAGGACGGCATCCGCGACGAGACCACGCGGGACGGCTACCGCATGACGGACGTGGGCGACGGCGACATCGACTACAAGAAGTTCCTCTCGAAGGTGACGGCACGCACCCAGCACGGCAAGCGCTACCACCACTGGCAGACCGAGCACGACAACCCGGTCGAGTCCTACGCCTTCGCCCGCAAGTCGAGCGAGCACCTGCACTCGCTGCGCGGCCGCTGCGGCGACTGA
- a CDS encoding AraC family transcriptional regulator — MPKTRHTFRHAVGRTIRHTPEAPTAIRELSPGECIDPHRHDDHQIVYAGSGVVAVTTDAGTWFAPGTRAIWVPAGCVHAHRAHGHLALHLVGLPAGTNPLGLDAPTVLSVGPLLRELILAHTRDPEDDSPERRRLRAVLLDQLRASPQQPVQLPTPSDPRLAAVCDQLHDDPADPRSLAALAAAAGAGERTLSRLFRRELGMTFPQWRTQLRLYHALRMLADGTPVTAVAHRCGWSSTSAFIDVFRRAYGYTPGTHHRRA, encoded by the coding sequence GTGCCGAAAACCCGCCACACCTTCCGCCACGCAGTCGGCCGGACGATCCGTCACACCCCCGAAGCGCCGACCGCCATCCGGGAACTCTCCCCCGGCGAGTGCATCGACCCCCACCGCCACGACGACCACCAGATCGTCTACGCGGGCTCCGGCGTCGTGGCCGTGACCACCGACGCGGGCACCTGGTTCGCGCCCGGCACCCGCGCCATCTGGGTCCCCGCCGGCTGCGTCCACGCCCACCGCGCCCACGGCCACCTGGCCCTGCACCTGGTCGGTCTGCCCGCGGGCACGAACCCGCTCGGCCTCGACGCCCCGACCGTGCTCTCCGTCGGCCCGCTCCTGCGCGAACTGATCCTCGCCCACACCCGGGACCCGGAGGACGACTCCCCGGAACGCCGACGGCTGCGCGCCGTGCTCCTCGACCAGCTGCGTGCGTCGCCCCAGCAGCCCGTGCAGCTGCCCACGCCCTCGGACCCGCGCCTCGCCGCCGTCTGCGACCAGCTGCACGACGACCCCGCGGATCCGCGGAGCCTCGCCGCACTCGCCGCCGCGGCGGGAGCGGGCGAACGCACCCTGAGCCGTCTCTTCCGCCGCGAGCTCGGCATGACGTTCCCGCAGTGGCGCACCCAGCTGCGGCTCTACCACGCCCTGCGCATGCTGGCCGACGGCACGCCCGTCACGGCGGTCGCGCACCGCTGCGGATGGTCGTCGACCAGCGCGTTCATCGACGTGTTCCGCAGGGCGTACGGGTACACGCCCGGGACGCATCACCGCCGCGCCTGA
- a CDS encoding NAD(P)/FAD-dependent oxidoreductase — protein sequence MLTRHASDLVIVGAGVVGAACAYYAVHAGLHVTVIDRGPVAGGTTGAGEGNLLVSDKEPGPELELALPSSALWRELATELPSRIEYETKGGVVVASTESELAALRRFAAEQRRAGVEADEVPADRLTELEPHLAPGLAGGYHYPQDAQVQPALAAAHLLRAAADAGRLTLRLGEEVTAVLTGRQGEVRGVRTTRHGEVHAPHVLNAAGTWGGQLARLAGLELPVLPRRGFVLVTEPLPRVVRHKVYSAEYVADVASGSAALQTSAVVEGTPAGPVLIGASRERVGFDRTLSVEALRRLAGQAVRLFPALARVRALRAYAGFRPYLPDHLPAIGPDPRLPGLLHACGHEGAGIGLAPATGALIAAMLTDGELPLDPTPFAPERFAREEAVR from the coding sequence GTGCTCACGAGACATGCGTCAGACCTCGTCATCGTGGGGGCGGGAGTGGTCGGCGCCGCGTGCGCCTATTACGCCGTCCACGCAGGCCTCCACGTCACCGTCATCGACCGCGGACCCGTCGCGGGCGGCACCACGGGGGCGGGCGAGGGCAACCTCCTCGTCTCCGACAAGGAACCGGGCCCGGAGCTCGAACTCGCCCTGCCTTCCTCCGCGTTGTGGCGCGAACTCGCGACCGAGCTCCCGTCCCGCATCGAGTACGAGACGAAGGGCGGCGTGGTCGTCGCCTCGACGGAATCCGAGCTCGCGGCCCTGCGCCGGTTCGCGGCGGAGCAGCGACGGGCGGGCGTCGAGGCCGACGAGGTACCGGCCGACCGCCTCACCGAACTCGAACCCCATCTCGCACCGGGCCTCGCGGGCGGCTACCACTACCCCCAGGACGCCCAGGTGCAGCCCGCCCTCGCCGCCGCACACCTGCTGCGGGCGGCCGCCGACGCCGGGCGCCTCACGCTCCGGCTCGGCGAGGAGGTCACCGCCGTCCTCACCGGCAGGCAGGGCGAGGTGCGGGGAGTCCGGACGACGCGGCACGGCGAGGTACACGCGCCTCACGTGCTCAACGCCGCCGGTACGTGGGGTGGTCAACTCGCCCGTCTGGCGGGCCTGGAGCTGCCGGTGCTCCCCCGCCGCGGATTCGTCCTCGTCACCGAACCGCTGCCGCGCGTGGTGCGCCACAAGGTGTACTCCGCCGAGTACGTCGCCGACGTCGCGAGCGGCTCGGCGGCGCTCCAGACCTCCGCCGTCGTCGAGGGCACACCTGCGGGCCCCGTGCTGATCGGGGCGAGCCGGGAGCGGGTGGGCTTCGACCGGACGCTGTCGGTGGAGGCCCTGCGCCGCCTCGCGGGCCAGGCGGTACGCCTGTTCCCCGCCCTGGCGCGGGTGCGGGCGCTCCGCGCGTACGCGGGGTTCCGCCCGTACCTGCCGGACCACCTTCCGGCGATCGGCCCCGACCCGCGCCTCCCCGGCCTGCTGCACGCGTGCGGTCACGAGGGCGCGGGCATCGGCCTCGCCCCGGCGACCGGGGCGCTGATCGCCGCGATGCTGACGGACGGCGAACTCCCGCTGGACCCGACCCCGTTCGCTCCGGAGCGCTTCGCACGCGAGGAGGCAGTCCGTTGA
- a CDS encoding (2Fe-2S)-binding protein codes for MNSPLNSPSKPTELVGAAPDPPFTITFDGRRLDALPGQSIAAVLWSAGILSWRTTRGGGRPRGAFCGIGQCYDCLATVNGRPNRRACLVTASPGDTVTTQEGNGHAGFEE; via the coding sequence TTGAACAGTCCGTTGAACAGTCCGTCGAAACCGACCGAACTCGTGGGCGCGGCCCCCGACCCGCCCTTCACGATCACTTTCGACGGGCGGCGACTCGACGCGCTGCCGGGCCAGTCCATCGCGGCCGTACTCTGGTCGGCGGGCATCCTCTCCTGGCGGACGACGCGAGGCGGCGGGCGGCCGCGCGGGGCGTTCTGCGGCATCGGCCAGTGCTACGACTGCCTCGCCACCGTCAACGGCCGCCCCAACAGGCGTGCCTGCCTGGTCACGGCGAGCCCCGGCGACACGGTCACCACGCAGGAGGGGAACGGTCATGCCGGGTTCGAGGAGTGA
- a CDS encoding FAD-dependent oxidoreductase → MPGSRSDTCATDGASEGHEALPEDAFHDLAVIGAGPAGLAGAVTAAELGLSVVMVDAARQPGGQFYRHPAAATRATRPEALHHDWPTFTDLRDRLRTGGVTCLFDHHVWTVTRKAEDDWTVHALTGDVDGVCEPGDGQRSTRVRARAVLLATGSYERQLPFPGWTLPGVVGAGGAQAMLKSGLVLPGRRVVVAGSGPLLLAVAASLVTAGAEVPELVEASSYFGYAHHPRAVAAQPHKLTEGAHHAKALLRHRVRPRTRHAVTEAHGTDRVEAVTVARLDDAWRPVPGTERRIDCDAVAVGHGLIPQIDLATGLGCATRRTADGAYALALSPLQETSLRGLWSAGETSGVGGAQQAMVEGELAALAVTFRLTGRRPAPLSRLRSLRRRRDRMNAFADAMTATHAPRRGWTRWLTDETDVCRCEEVPAGRIREAVTEYGARDARSAKLLTRAGMGWCQGRVCGWAVSCLATPAPAAPPEEPPSTAPDRRPLATPVPLGALADLPDPAAPLAPADPAAPLNPADPTDPAAPLGPADLASPLDPANPADPADLLDPTEPAAPLDPANPAAPLDPANPADPADLLDPTEPAAPLGPADPAAPLDPADPLDSANPAGPFGPASPLDPVGPAAPEPRLLPPDPHLPSPAPHPPPHHLPPHPTEGQPS, encoded by the coding sequence ATGCCGGGTTCGAGGAGTGACACCTGCGCTACGGATGGCGCGAGCGAGGGGCACGAGGCGCTGCCCGAGGACGCGTTCCACGATCTCGCGGTGATCGGTGCAGGGCCCGCGGGTCTCGCGGGTGCCGTGACGGCCGCCGAACTCGGGCTGTCCGTCGTCATGGTGGACGCGGCTCGGCAGCCGGGCGGCCAGTTCTACCGTCACCCCGCAGCGGCCACGCGCGCCACCCGCCCCGAGGCCCTGCACCACGACTGGCCCACGTTCACCGACCTGCGCGACCGCCTGCGAACCGGCGGCGTCACCTGCCTCTTCGACCACCACGTGTGGACGGTGACGCGGAAGGCGGAGGACGACTGGACCGTGCACGCCCTGACGGGCGACGTCGACGGGGTCTGCGAACCCGGCGACGGGCAGCGTTCGACGCGGGTGCGGGCACGCGCGGTCCTCCTCGCGACCGGATCGTACGAGCGACAACTCCCCTTTCCCGGCTGGACATTGCCTGGCGTCGTCGGCGCGGGCGGCGCCCAGGCCATGCTGAAGTCGGGCCTCGTCCTGCCCGGCAGGCGCGTGGTCGTCGCCGGCAGCGGCCCGCTCCTGCTGGCCGTGGCAGCCTCGCTCGTCACGGCGGGGGCCGAGGTGCCCGAACTGGTCGAGGCATCCTCGTACTTCGGCTACGCGCACCACCCGCGCGCGGTCGCCGCCCAGCCCCACAAACTGACGGAGGGCGCACACCACGCGAAGGCCTTGCTGCGCCACCGGGTCCGACCGCGCACACGCCACGCGGTCACCGAGGCGCACGGCACGGACCGCGTGGAAGCGGTGACGGTCGCCCGCCTCGACGACGCATGGCGTCCGGTACCGGGGACGGAACGGCGTATCGACTGCGACGCCGTCGCCGTCGGCCACGGACTGATCCCGCAGATCGACCTGGCGACCGGCCTGGGCTGCGCGACGCGCCGCACCGCCGACGGCGCGTACGCCCTGGCGCTGAGCCCACTGCAGGAGACGTCGCTGCGCGGCCTGTGGTCGGCGGGCGAGACGTCGGGCGTGGGCGGCGCGCAACAGGCCATGGTGGAGGGCGAGTTGGCGGCTCTGGCCGTCACGTTCCGGCTCACCGGCCGGCGTCCCGCTCCGCTCTCGCGCCTGCGCTCCCTGCGTCGCCGCCGCGACCGCATGAACGCCTTCGCCGACGCCATGACCGCCACGCACGCGCCGAGGCGGGGGTGGACGCGGTGGCTCACCGACGAGACCGACGTCTGCCGCTGCGAGGAGGTCCCGGCGGGCCGCATCCGCGAGGCCGTGACGGAGTACGGCGCCCGGGACGCGCGCTCCGCGAAGCTCCTGACCCGGGCGGGCATGGGCTGGTGCCAGGGCCGCGTATGCGGCTGGGCCGTGTCGTGCCTGGCGACACCCGCGCCGGCCGCCCCGCCCGAGGAACCGCCGAGCACCGCCCCCGACCGACGCCCCCTGGCCACACCGGTCCCTTTGGGCGCCCTGGCCGACCTGCCCGACCCGGCCGCCCCTCTCGCCCCAGCCGACCCGGCCGCCCCACTGAACCCAGCCGACCCGACCGACCCGGCCGCCCCTCTCGGCCCAGCCGACCTGGCCTCCCCACTGGACCCGGCCAACCCAGCCGACCCGGCCGACTTACTGGACCCGACCGAACCGGCCGCCCCACTCGACCCAGCCAACCCGGCCGCCCCACTGGACCCGGCCAACCCAGCCGACCCGGCCGACTTACTGGACCCGACCGAACCGGCCGCCCCACTCGGCCCAGCCGACCCGGCCGCCCCACTGGACCCAGCCGACCCACTCGACTCAGCCAACCCAGCCGGCCCATTCGGCCCAGCCAGCCCACTCGACCCAGTCGGCCCGGCCGCCCCCGAACCACGACTCCTCCCCCCTGACCCACACCTCCCCTCCCCCGCTCCACACCCCCCGCCTCACCACCTCCCGCCTCACCCGACCGAAGGGCAGCCGTCATGA